GTTTGGGGATTATGGTAACCTCTACTCATATCCCGTCCACTTCGAAAGGGAAAGGGGGTCAAATCTCGTCTTAATTCATGTTTGAAACTATGGTAGGCTCCCTTCATGTCCCGCCCACTTCGAATCGAATATCCCGATGCCTATTACCATGTCATGAACCGGGGTCTTGCCTATCAGAAAATTTTCACTGATCGGGTGGACCGAGAATTGTTTTTAAACCTGCTGGGTGAATGCCATCAGATGTGGGGCATTGAAGTGTTTGCCTATTGTTTGATGGGAAATTACTACCACGTTCTTCTTCAAACCCCTCAAGC
This DNA window, taken from Nitrospiria bacterium, encodes the following:
- a CDS encoding transposase codes for the protein MSRPLRIEYPDAYYHVMNRGLAYQKIFTDRVDRELFLNLLGECHQMWGIEVFAYCLMGNYYHVLLQTPQANLSRIMRHLDGLYTQRYNRRHHRDGPLFRGRYKAIVVDEESYLLSVVRYIHR